A single genomic interval of uncultured Pseudodesulfovibrio sp. harbors:
- the alr gene encoding alanine racemase, with protein MSIQYNKIQVQVSLENLRHNYRVFRSTCDNVIPVIKSDAYGHGLIEVGRAMEQEGVETLAVGFVNEAVLLRESGCDKRIFALLGPVDDADFAALWDHDILAAMGRFDQLERVAQMAEDRGEIRVGLKFDTGMRRLGFRPEDVPGVIEFFRSNPKVVPVMATSHLALADEPENVAAVNGQAEKFQTAVDALRGAGFDIEANLSNSAGSIAHERCHYDSLRLGISLYGCNPLHGTEWADRCGELRPAMEVSAPVMHVHCLKKGESVSYGWTYTADRDLTVAVVGVGYADNYSRSLSNTGYMNIKGHRAPILGRICMQMTMVDVTGIMGEGLDVRPGDRAWLLGGPGPGTITPEDLAGWWKTITYEVFCLLGMNRREYK; from the coding sequence ATGTCCATCCAATACAACAAGATACAGGTGCAGGTGTCGCTCGAGAATCTGCGGCATAACTATCGTGTTTTCCGTTCAACCTGCGACAATGTCATTCCGGTCATCAAGTCCGATGCCTATGGACACGGCCTGATCGAGGTCGGGCGTGCCATGGAGCAGGAAGGGGTGGAAACCCTTGCCGTGGGATTTGTCAACGAAGCGGTGCTGCTGCGTGAGTCGGGTTGCGACAAAAGGATTTTCGCCCTGCTCGGCCCGGTCGATGATGCGGATTTCGCGGCCCTGTGGGATCATGATATTTTAGCGGCAATGGGGCGTTTCGACCAATTGGAGCGGGTCGCACAGATGGCGGAAGATCGGGGCGAAATCCGTGTCGGCCTCAAGTTCGATACCGGCATGCGCCGTCTCGGGTTCCGGCCCGAAGATGTGCCGGGGGTCATCGAGTTCTTTCGCTCCAACCCGAAGGTCGTGCCGGTCATGGCGACTTCGCACCTCGCCCTTGCCGACGAGCCGGAAAACGTTGCCGCCGTGAACGGTCAGGCCGAGAAATTTCAGACAGCGGTTGACGCATTGCGCGGAGCCGGGTTCGATATCGAAGCCAATCTGTCCAATTCCGCCGGGTCCATCGCACACGAGCGGTGCCACTACGACAGCCTTCGTCTGGGCATTTCCCTGTACGGATGCAATCCGCTTCACGGTACCGAGTGGGCGGACAGGTGCGGCGAGTTGCGCCCCGCCATGGAGGTCTCCGCTCCGGTCATGCATGTGCACTGCCTGAAAAAAGGGGAGAGCGTCAGCTACGGATGGACGTACACCGCGGACCGTGACCTGACCGTGGCCGTTGTCGGTGTTGGGTATGCGGACAATTACAGCCGCTCCCTGTCCAATACCGGGTACATGAACATCAAGGGGCACCGTGCGCCCATTCTCGGGCGGATATGCATGCAGATGACCATGGTTGACGTGACCGGTATTATGGGCGAAGGGTTGGACGTCAGACCGGGGGACAGGGCGTGGCTGCTCGGTGGTCCCGGACCGGGAACCATTACCCCGGAAGATCTGGCGGGATGGTGGAAGACCATCACCTATGAAGTTTTCTGCCTGCTGGGAATGAACCGGCGGGAATACAAATGA